In Ovis canadensis isolate MfBH-ARS-UI-01 breed Bighorn chromosome 3, ARS-UI_OviCan_v2, whole genome shotgun sequence, one DNA window encodes the following:
- the LOC138436435 gene encoding very long chain fatty acid elongase 4-like, whose protein sequence is MAAALEKLWNKYLWALENGDPRTDSWFLVRSPLAVTLLLAVYLLLVVAGPRLMSSREPLSLAAPLAAYNLGLVVLSGYMFYEFMATSLLASYSYRCQPVDYSRSELAMRMASVCWWCFFSKAVELLDTVFFILRKRPEQITFLHVYHHSTMLFNWWAGVKYVPGGQAFFVGMLNSLVHVFMYLYYGLASLGPRLRPSLWWKRHLTILQLGQFVAIAAHSSYNLFAECPFPDGFNVAVLLYSLSLLALFLNFYQQTYLRSKQKKLA, encoded by the exons ATGGCTGCGGCCCTGGAGAAACTCTGGAATAAATACTTGTGGGCCTTAGAGAACGGAG ACCCGAGGACGGATTCCTGGTTCCTGGTGCGCTCGCCGCTGGCGGTCACCCTCCTGCTGGCCGTCTACCTCCTCCTGGTGGTGGCAGGGCCTCGCCTTATGTCCAGTCGGGAGCCTCTGAGTCTGGCAGCACCCCTCGCCGCCTACAACCTGGGCCTGGTGGTTCTCTCGGGGTACATGTTCTATGAG TTCATGGCCACTTCGCTCCTGGCTAGCTACAGCTACCGCTGCCAGCCAGTAGACTACAGCCGCAGCGAGCTTGCGATGAGG ATGGCGAGCGTGTGCTGGTGGTGCTTCTTCTCAAAGGCCGTTGAATTACTTGACACC GTCTTCTTTATATTACGAAAGAGGCCTGAGCAGATCACCTTCCTACATGTCTACCACCACAGCACCATGCTCTTCAACTGGTGGGCTGGGGTCAAATACGTGCCGGGGGGTCAAG CCTTCTTCGTCGGGATGCTGAACTCTCTGGTCCATGTCTTCATGTACCTGTACTACGGACTGGCCAGTCTGGGGCCCCGCCTGCGGCCCTCCCTGTGGTGGAAGCGGCACCTTACCATCCTGCAGCTG GGTCAGTTTGTGGCCATTGCCGCCCACTCCTCCTACAATCTCTTTGCGGAGTGCCCCTTCCCCGACGGCTTCAACGTGGCTGTCCTCCTGTACTCCCTCAGCCTCTTGGCCCTTTTCCTCAACTTCTACCAGCAGACATACCTGAGGAGCAAGCAGAAGAAACTGGCTTAA